The genomic interval GGTTCTGGTCAAGCCAGGTTCGGTCAAGCCGCACACCAAGTTCACCGCAGAAGTCTACGTCCTGTCGAAGGAAGAAGGCGGTCGTCACACTCCGTTCTTCAAAGGCTACCGTCCTCAGTTCTACTTCCGTACCACTGACGTGACCGGTAACTGCGAACTGCCGGAAGGCGTTGAAATGGTAATGCCAGGTGACAACATTCAGATGACTGTTACCCTGATCAAGACCATCGCAATGGAAGACGGTCTGCGCTTCGCTATCCGTGAAGGCGGTCGTACCGTCGGCGCCGGCGTCGTGGCCAAAATCATCGAGTAATCACTCGACCGATTGAAAAAGGCCTCCGCTCAGCGGGGGCTTTTTTTATTGGGTTGACACTAAATTGGGGCGTCTATAGAATCACGCCTCCTTTTAGCGGGCGTAGTGCGTCCGTTGGGAACAGCCTGGAGTCTGAAATCCAATGCAAAATCAGCAAATCCGTATCAGGTTGAAGGCTTTCGACCATCGCCTGATCGACCAATCCACCCAGGAAATCGTGGAAACCGCGAAACGTACTGGTGCACAAGTGCGTGGTCCGATTCCACTGCCTACCCGCAAAGAGCGTTTCACCGTTCTGGTCTCCCCGCACGTCAACAAAGACGCGCGTGACCAGTACGAGATTCGCACTCATAAGCGTGTTCTGGACATCGTCCAGCCAACGGATAAAACCGTTGACGCGCTGATGAAGCTTGATCTGGCGGCAGGTGTGGAAGTTCAGATCAGCCTCGGCTAAGACTTCGGTCTAGTCGTGTAACGCTCTGAAATGGGCGGCCATAGCGGGTGAAAGCCCCGTACACTCATGAGGTTTACAACATGACTATTGGTGTAATCGGTCGCAAATGCGGTATGACCCGCATTTTCACCGAAGAAGGTGTCTCCATTCCGGTCACGGTCATTGAGATCGAGCCGAATCGCGTCACCCAGTTCAAAACTGAGGAAACCGATGGCTACCGTGCAGTGCAAGTCACTGTCGGCGAGCGTCGTGCTTCGCGTGTGACTGCCGCTCAGGCAGGCCACTTCGCCAAAGCTAACGTTGCCGCTGGTCGCGGTGTTTGGGAGTTCCGTCTTGAAGAAGGCGATTTCCAGGCTGGCGATCTGATCAAAGCTGAACTCTTCACTGCAGGCCAGCTGGTAGACGTTACTGGTCAGTCCAAAGGTAAAGGCTTCGCCGGTACCATCAAGCGCTGGAACTTCCGTGGTCAGGACAACACCCACGGTAACTCCGTGTCGCACCGTGTGCCTGGTTCCATCGGCCAGTGCCAGACTCCTGGTCGTGTGTTCAAGGGCAAGAAAATGTCCGGTCACATGGGCGCCGAGCGCGTGACTGTTCAGTCCCTGGAAGTAGTTCGCGTAGACGCTGAACGCAACCTGCTGCTCGTCAAGGGTGCCGTTCCTGGCGCTACTGGCGGCGACGTGGTTGTACGTCCAGCTGTCAAGGCTCGCGGTTAAGGGGAAACTGACATGCAACTCAATGTAAATGACGCTCAGGCGATCGAAGTTTCCGAAC from Pseudomonas fortuita carries:
- the rpsJ gene encoding 30S ribosomal protein S10, which encodes MQNQQIRIRLKAFDHRLIDQSTQEIVETAKRTGAQVRGPIPLPTRKERFTVLVSPHVNKDARDQYEIRTHKRVLDIVQPTDKTVDALMKLDLAAGVEVQISLG
- the rplC gene encoding 50S ribosomal protein L3, translating into MTIGVIGRKCGMTRIFTEEGVSIPVTVIEIEPNRVTQFKTEETDGYRAVQVTVGERRASRVTAAQAGHFAKANVAAGRGVWEFRLEEGDFQAGDLIKAELFTAGQLVDVTGQSKGKGFAGTIKRWNFRGQDNTHGNSVSHRVPGSIGQCQTPGRVFKGKKMSGHMGAERVTVQSLEVVRVDAERNLLLVKGAVPGATGGDVVVRPAVKARG